Below is a genomic region from Haliotis asinina isolate JCU_RB_2024 chromosome 14, JCU_Hal_asi_v2, whole genome shotgun sequence.
CTAATTAGCAGTCGACTGGCTTCAGGCGGAGATTCGCGGAATCAGCCGAGCACTTCCGAATGCATGCAAGATGGCGGCGCCCATGATAGTGCGCAGGAAGGCGACAGTGAAACCGATGTCGATGATATGGATATACTTGTGGAAAATTGCATGAATGCAGGTGGCCCTAAGGACAAAGAGCAGCACAATAATGACGACTGTATCGATATCGACAGTCTGATGGCTGACATGAGAGAGTTTTTTGACGATGAAGATGATACGGGAGCCGACATACTCAGTGAGCTTGCAAAATCCATCAATGATGGTTTAGCAAAGAGCCCAAATATGGAGAAGCTCAAACCATTGATGGATAAGTACAAGAGGCCCAGAAATACAGAACTCTTGGTAGTTCCTCGGGTTAATGAGGAAATTTGGAATGGGGCAAGGCCTCACACGAGAGGTCGTGATCTCAAGCTGCAACAGACCCAGGGTTTGCTGGTTAAAACTGCAATTCCCCTCGTGGAGCTTATGAACACGTTAATGAATGCTGTAATGCAAAAACAAGCTGTTAACCCTAAAGAACTTTTGGCCAAAACGAAAGATTCTCTTCGCCTGCTTATGGGAGTCCACACGGATATAAATGTGAAACGGCGAGAAAACTTCAAGCCCGACTTACAAGGCCCATACAAGAGATTGTGCGCCCGTGGGATAGCTACTACTACTAAACTCTTTGGGGACGAACTCTCAAAGACCATTAAAGACATCAATGAGTCAAAAGAATTAAGCAGGAAATTACATGGGGACAAAACACCCAAAGGAGGGTTTCAGCAGTCATTTAGAGGAGGTCTTGGCAACAGATACAAGCCCTATGACATTTCCTTCAGGGGCCACAAGAAAGGCTACCCAGTGAAAGGAAGAGGTGCTCATTTTGGCATTTCCGATCGGGGAAGCTCAACCACTACACAGGGCACTC
It encodes:
- the LOC137260744 gene encoding uncharacterized protein; this encodes MAVAPSVANEQVIEPEVDKVGLFDYVDHLMEIPTDTDTTSNGGKSTNSSKGGNRHKIERPKAGGKPPMGETRGVEKALKRLADGQAEQSQTMEKIGSVLELISSRLASGGDSRNQPSTSECMQDGGAHDSAQEGDSETDVDDMDILVENCMNAGGPKDKEQHNNDDCIDIDSLMADMREFFDDEDDTGADILSELAKSINDGLAKSPNMEKLKPLMDKYKRPRNTELLVVPRVNEEIWNGARPHTRGRDLKLQQTQGLLVKTAIPLVELMNTLMNAVMQKQAVNPKELLAKTKDSLRLLMGVHTDINVKRRENFKPDLQGPYKRLCARGIATTTKLFGDELSKTIKDINESKELSRKLHGDKTPKGGFQQSFRGGLGNRYKPYDISFRGHKKGYPVKGRGAHFGISDRGSSTTTQGTHRQGGLLGKRFGSRHDRQKQ